A single window of Vibrio alfacsensis DNA harbors:
- the secG gene encoding preprotein translocase subunit SecG, protein MFSVLLVIYLLAALGVIGLVLIQQGKGADMGASFGAGASNTVFGASGSGNFLTRTTAILATVFFIVSLLLGRMSTHTTESQWVDPTLGQPVVEQVKDAASEVPAPAGDEIPQ, encoded by the coding sequence ATGTTTTCAGTTCTACTTGTGATTTACCTGTTGGCAGCGCTTGGTGTGATTGGCCTTGTGTTGATTCAACAAGGTAAAGGCGCAGATATGGGAGCCTCGTTCGGTGCAGGTGCTTCAAACACAGTGTTTGGCGCTAGCGGCTCAGGTAATTTCTTAACCCGAACAACTGCTATTTTAGCAACCGTATTTTTTATCGTTAGCTTGCTACTTGGCCGTATGTCAACGCACACGACTGAGTCACAATGGGTAGACCCAACGTTAGGTCAGCCAGTTGTAGAGCAAGTTAAAGATGCAGCGAGTGAAGTTCCAGCACCAGCTGGTGATGAAATTCCTCAATAA
- the rbfA gene encoding 30S ribosome-binding factor RbfA, translating into MSKEFSRTQRVAQQLQKELAMILQREVRDSRLGMVTISDVEVSRDLAYTKVFVTFLCVGEQTPESCLAALREHEVHIRMMLGKRIRLRLTPEIRFYYDNTLVEGMRMSNLVSEVVNEDKRRQKDAGREDDQTQAGEDS; encoded by the coding sequence ATGTCAAAAGAATTTAGCCGCACGCAGCGTGTTGCACAACAGCTGCAAAAAGAACTTGCGATGATCCTTCAGCGCGAAGTTCGTGATTCTCGTTTGGGTATGGTAACCATCTCAGATGTAGAAGTATCTCGTGACCTTGCTTACACAAAAGTATTTGTTACTTTCCTATGTGTCGGTGAGCAAACGCCAGAATCATGCCTAGCAGCATTGCGTGAGCATGAAGTTCATATTCGTATGATGCTGGGTAAGCGTATTCGTTTACGTTTAACACCAGAAATTCGCTTCTACTACGACAACACGCTTGTTGAAGGTATGCGTATGTCTAACCTAGTGTCTGAAGTCGTTAACGAAGACAAGCGTAGACAGAAAGATGCCGGTCGTGAAGACGATCAAACACAGGCTGGAGAAGATAGCTAA
- the nusA gene encoding transcription termination factor NusA → MSKEILAVAEAVSNEKAVPRERIFEALEIALATSTKKKYEIEIDVRVAIDRKTGEFVTYRRWLVVENVENPTKEISLEAAQYDDETVQLGDFIEDEIQSVTFDRITTQTAKQVIVQKVREAERAQIVEQFIDNEGDLITGVVKKVNRETIVLDLGNNAEAVILRDDQLPRENFRPGDRVRGLLYKVAPEARGFQLFITRSKPEMLAELFRVEVPEIAEEIIELKGAARDPGSRAKIAVKTNDKRIDPVGACVGMRGARVQAVSGELGGERIDIVLWDDNPAQFVINAMAPADVASIIVDEDAHSMDIAVEADNLAQAIGRSGQNVRLASQLTGWELNVMTVADLQKKHAEESQASIENFMKYLDIEEDFAQLLVEEGFSTLEEVAYVPVNELLEVDGLNEELIEELRSRAKDALTTIALAQEESFDGLEPAEDLLGLDGLEREMAFKLAAKGIATLEDLADQGIDDLDGIDGLTEERAGELIMAARNICWFGEE, encoded by the coding sequence ATGAGTAAAGAAATTTTAGCGGTAGCAGAAGCGGTATCGAACGAAAAAGCGGTACCTCGTGAGCGTATCTTTGAAGCTCTTGAGATTGCTCTAGCGACGTCTACAAAGAAAAAGTACGAAATCGAAATCGATGTACGTGTTGCTATTGATCGCAAAACAGGTGAGTTTGTTACTTACCGCCGTTGGTTGGTTGTTGAAAACGTAGAAAATCCAACAAAAGAGATTTCTCTTGAAGCAGCACAATACGACGACGAAACTGTTCAACTGGGCGATTTCATCGAAGACGAAATCCAATCAGTAACGTTTGACCGTATTACTACGCAAACAGCTAAGCAAGTTATTGTACAGAAAGTACGTGAAGCTGAGCGCGCGCAAATTGTTGAGCAGTTCATCGACAACGAAGGTGATTTGATCACTGGTGTTGTGAAAAAAGTAAACCGTGAAACTATCGTACTAGACCTTGGCAACAACGCGGAAGCTGTGATCCTACGTGATGACCAACTTCCTCGCGAAAACTTCCGTCCAGGTGACCGTGTACGTGGTTTGCTATACAAAGTTGCACCAGAAGCTCGTGGCTTCCAACTTTTCATCACGCGTTCTAAGCCAGAAATGCTAGCAGAGCTATTCCGTGTAGAAGTGCCAGAAATCGCTGAAGAAATCATCGAATTGAAAGGTGCTGCACGTGATCCAGGTTCTCGTGCTAAAATCGCAGTAAAAACAAACGACAAGCGTATTGACCCTGTGGGTGCGTGTGTTGGTATGCGTGGTGCACGTGTACAAGCGGTTTCTGGTGAGCTTGGTGGTGAGCGCATTGATATCGTGCTTTGGGATGATAACCCAGCGCAATTCGTTATCAATGCAATGGCTCCTGCAGACGTTGCATCTATCATCGTTGATGAAGATGCGCACTCTATGGATATCGCTGTAGAAGCTGATAACCTAGCACAAGCAATCGGCCGAAGCGGTCAAAACGTACGTTTGGCGTCTCAACTAACGGGTTGGGAACTAAATGTAATGACGGTTGCAGATCTTCAGAAGAAACATGCTGAAGAATCTCAAGCATCTATCGAAAACTTCATGAAGTATCTAGATATCGAAGAAGACTTTGCTCAACTACTTGTTGAAGAAGGCTTCTCTACTCTAGAAGAAGTGGCATACGTGCCAGTAAATGAGCTTCTTGAAGTTGACGGTTTAAATGAAGAACTTATCGAAGAGCTTCGTAGCCGTGCGAAAGATGCGTTAACAACAATTGCACTTGCACAAGAAGAATCTTTTGATGGTCTAGAGCCAGCAGAAGACCTACTAGGCTTGGATGGTCTAGAGCGCGAGATGGCATTTAAATTGGCAGCGAAAGGTATTGCAACACTAGAAGACCTAGCTGACCAAGGCATCGATGATCTAGATGGCATCGATGGTCTAACCGAAGAGCGTGCGGGTGAGCTAATCATGGCTGCTCGTAACATCTGTTGGTTCGGCGAAGAATAA
- the rimP gene encoding ribosome maturation factor RimP, producing the protein MTGLERQLTEMLEAPVAASGYELVGLEFIRAGAHSTLRIYIDHENGINVDDCAEVSRQVSAVLDVEDPISVAYSLEVSSPGLERPLFKAAHYEQFIGHEVSIVLKMAVANRRKWSGIIHGVDGETIAVMVEGQQEEFALSNISKANLIPKF; encoded by the coding sequence ATGACTGGTTTAGAAAGACAACTTACTGAAATGCTTGAAGCGCCAGTAGCGGCATCAGGTTATGAGTTAGTTGGATTAGAATTCATTCGTGCAGGTGCGCACTCAACGCTACGTATTTACATTGATCATGAAAATGGCATTAATGTGGATGACTGTGCAGAAGTTAGCCGCCAAGTGAGTGCAGTATTAGACGTTGAAGATCCAATTTCTGTTGCTTATAGCTTAGAAGTGTCTTCTCCAGGTTTAGAAAGACCACTTTTCAAAGCAGCACATTACGAGCAATTTATTGGTCACGAGGTCAGCATCGTTTTGAAGATGGCTGTGGCAAACCGTCGCAAGTGGAGTGGTATTATTCACGGCGTTGATGGTGAGACAATAGCGGTTATGGTTGAAGGGCAACAAGAAGAGTTTGCTCTAAGCAACATTTCAAAAGCTAACCTGATCCCTAAATTTTAG